The Listeria monocytogenes genome window below encodes:
- a CDS encoding rhomboid family protein: MSFQEQYVFWRLTNYFLGVEKYRLIHLHEEKQELWLENIGQKKRPVIRIQMKELSWANVVERDVTHTLHVTENLRKQMGRLKLPLVNIYITPFEPMGDISPFFGQSIASPNEKVKLENILLANEQMREHLDILIKTLELPEEAFILPMEITKELVAKEREQVIAYITTKVNEEQKVARNSKPIVTYTFLGLLVAAFLWLSFQGGTTNSFNLIKWGGKFNPLIYAGEWWRFISPIFLHSGLMHLASNAVMLYIVGAWAERIYGKWRYVLILLLGGICGNIASFALNMNLSVGASTAVFAVMGALLYLVVLKPNLYAKTIGVSIASLVAINLLIDVFSSQIDIAGHIGGLVGGFLLAGALSLPKQFFHWRRLAYGISLFAVAILFLYFGYQKGEQPYDPMQANVAVQQYLQEQNKKEATKITDNLISSGSADGYSYTYASSIALQDKQVDKAEAMAKEAINIDKDIPEAHYYLSVCYRIKGDIPNAINEANRARELSSNPFFDSYYDELEKIKE; this comes from the coding sequence TTGAGCTTCCAAGAACAATATGTCTTCTGGCGCCTAACTAATTATTTCTTGGGTGTTGAAAAATACCGTTTAATCCACCTTCATGAGGAGAAACAAGAACTTTGGTTGGAAAATATAGGCCAGAAAAAAAGACCAGTCATCCGTATTCAGATGAAAGAATTAAGTTGGGCTAATGTGGTGGAACGAGATGTGACACACACTTTACATGTTACGGAAAACCTTCGTAAGCAAATGGGGCGTTTAAAATTGCCTCTTGTAAATATTTATATAACACCATTTGAACCAATGGGTGATATTTCCCCTTTTTTTGGACAATCCATTGCTTCTCCAAATGAAAAAGTGAAATTAGAAAATATTTTACTAGCGAACGAACAAATGAGAGAGCATCTAGATATACTTATTAAAACGTTAGAATTACCCGAAGAAGCGTTTATTCTTCCAATGGAAATAACAAAAGAGCTAGTAGCGAAAGAGCGAGAGCAAGTCATCGCGTATATCACTACTAAAGTAAATGAAGAACAAAAAGTTGCTAGAAATTCCAAACCAATTGTTACGTATACATTCTTAGGGCTTTTAGTTGCAGCATTTTTGTGGCTTTCTTTCCAAGGTGGAACGACCAATTCATTTAACTTAATTAAATGGGGCGGGAAATTTAATCCACTTATTTATGCCGGAGAATGGTGGCGCTTTATTTCACCAATTTTTCTTCATAGTGGATTAATGCATTTAGCTTCCAATGCAGTTATGCTATATATTGTTGGTGCATGGGCAGAGCGTATTTATGGTAAATGGCGTTATGTGCTCATTCTTCTCTTAGGAGGAATATGCGGAAACATAGCTAGTTTTGCACTAAACATGAATTTATCTGTTGGTGCGAGTACTGCCGTTTTTGCAGTAATGGGCGCGCTACTTTATTTGGTTGTTTTAAAACCGAATCTTTATGCAAAAACCATTGGTGTCAGCATTGCTTCACTTGTCGCAATCAATTTACTAATTGACGTATTTTCTAGTCAAATTGACATTGCCGGCCATATTGGTGGTTTAGTCGGTGGCTTTTTACTTGCAGGAGCATTGTCATTACCGAAACAATTTTTTCATTGGCGCCGCCTCGCATATGGTATTTCGCTTTTTGCTGTAGCTATTTTATTTTTGTACTTTGGCTACCAAAAAGGAGAGCAACCGTATGATCCGATGCAAGCAAATGTGGCTGTACAACAATATCTTCAAGAACAAAATAAAAAAGAAGCAACAAAAATCACCGATAATTTAATTTCTAGCGGAAGTGCGGATGGCTATTCGTATACGTACGCTTCCTCTATAGCTTTACAGGATAAGCAAGTAGATAAAGCAGAAGCGATGGCTAAAGAAGCAATTAATATCGACAAAGATATCCCAGAAGCTCATTATTATTTATCCGTTTGCTATAGAATAAAAGGGGATATACCAAATGCAATTAACGAAGCAAACAGAGCTAGAGAATTATCAAGCAATCCATTTTTTGATTCTTATTACGATGAGTTAGAAAAAATCAAAGAATAA
- a CDS encoding YqgQ family protein — translation MKTVYDVAQLLRKHGIIVYLGKRQYDIEMMEYEITELFKHNILDRELFARARSILKQELIKEQRKNSSLN, via the coding sequence GTGAAAACAGTTTATGATGTTGCCCAATTACTTAGAAAGCATGGCATTATTGTTTATTTAGGAAAACGACAATATGACATCGAAATGATGGAATATGAAATTACAGAACTTTTTAAACATAATATTTTAGATAGAGAACTTTTTGCCAGAGCTAGAAGTATATTGAAACAAGAATTAATCAAAGAACAACGAAAAAATAGTAGTTTAAATTAA
- a CDS encoding endolytic transglycosylase MltG: MKKNLRMLALGFLISAVVLLVYNQFFSTQTKADETKATSTKAGSDENSNTWKTKYEKLLAQQEMDKAAEAEAKKKAEADAKKKAEEAKKVKSYTLTISKGDPSSKAGDELHANGIVKNSSEFDKYLRDNNYEKYIRDGSYTLKSDMSYETIAKILTHKN, encoded by the coding sequence GTGAAGAAAAACTTACGGATGTTGGCACTAGGTTTCTTAATATCTGCCGTTGTCTTACTGGTGTATAATCAGTTTTTCTCAACTCAGACCAAAGCAGATGAAACAAAAGCCACATCAACAAAAGCTGGTTCTGATGAAAACTCAAATACATGGAAAACCAAATATGAAAAATTACTAGCTCAGCAAGAAATGGACAAAGCAGCGGAAGCGGAAGCGAAGAAAAAAGCAGAAGCCGATGCTAAAAAGAAAGCGGAAGAAGCAAAGAAAGTAAAGAGTTATACTTTAACGATTTCTAAAGGAGATCCTTCTTCTAAAGCTGGTGATGAACTTCATGCAAATGGTATTGTTAAAAATTCCTCGGAGTTCGATAAATACTTGCGAGATAATAATTACGAAAAATACATTCGTGATGGTAGCTATACTCTCAAAAGCGACATGAGCTATGAGACTATCGCAAAAATTTTAACACATAAAAACTAA
- a CDS encoding 5-formyltetrahydrofolate cyclo-ligase, with product MEDKCLLREQVLRNLNSIDRVEHRERSIKLAEKLFLLPEWKNAKVVGITLARHPEIETETIILQAKKEGKTVLIPKTYYPSKKMEFKKMDSVHPLIKSKFGILEPNELAETVDKKAIDLLIVPGVAFNKEHYRIGFGGGFYDRFLMDFQGPTVSLYLYEQQIAFTPEMHDKPVSILIGG from the coding sequence ATGGAAGATAAATGCCTACTACGTGAGCAAGTTCTACGGAATTTGAATAGCATTGATAGAGTAGAACATCGCGAACGTTCTATTAAATTAGCAGAAAAATTATTTTTATTACCAGAATGGAAAAACGCTAAGGTTGTTGGCATCACATTAGCAAGACACCCTGAAATTGAAACAGAGACAATCATCCTACAAGCGAAAAAAGAAGGGAAAACCGTTTTAATCCCAAAAACATACTATCCTAGCAAGAAAATGGAATTTAAAAAAATGGATTCTGTACATCCTTTAATAAAATCTAAGTTTGGCATTTTAGAACCAAATGAATTAGCAGAAACAGTTGATAAGAAAGCCATTGATTTATTAATTGTTCCTGGAGTTGCCTTTAATAAAGAACACTATAGAATTGGTTTTGGTGGGGGATTTTATGATAGATTCCTAATGGATTTTCAAGGACCAACAGTATCCTTATATCTGTATGAACAGCAAATAGCGTTTACACCTGAAATGCATGACAAACCAGTTTCTATCCTGATAGGAGGATAA
- the rpmG gene encoding 50S ribosomal protein L33 — protein MRVNITLECTECGDRNYITTKNKRENPERIELKKYCPRLRRVTLHRETK, from the coding sequence ATGCGCGTTAATATTACTTTAGAATGCACTGAATGCGGTGATCGTAATTACATCACTACTAAAAATAAGCGTGAAAATCCGGAACGTATTGAATTAAAAAAATATTGTCCAAGATTACGCCGTGTAACTTTACACCGCGAAACTAAGTAA